The genomic stretch AAACTGATGTACTTATCAGTATCAGATTATCAGAttatgttcagtactctcgagaataaacgctattaATTGATTttcagactggtctctgtccattttatgcaaataagtatcttacaCATTCTTAGAAACGGACagagtgttttaattgaattggttaacaTACAGGAATAAAATTCCTTTaacaacagggagtacaggagggtgctGAGCACGCAACCTTGTGGTGTCTGTGgggtcattttgcacttcctaaggcttccactagatgctaacagtctttagaaccttgtttgaggcttttactgtgaaggggggctgaaACAGAGGGgaatgagccaggtgtctggcagagtgccatgggCTTGTGACGTGCGTTCATGTGAGAGTTACctcgcgttccattgcttttctagaGACAAAGGAATtttccagttggaacattattgaagatttatgataaaagcATCCTAaagatgtcacgttctgaccttagttccttcgttttgtctttgttttagtatggtcagggcgtgagttgggtgggttgtctatgttagtttttctatgacttcctatttctgtgtttggcctggtatggttctcaatcacagGCAGCtttcaatcgttgtccctgattgagaaccatatttaggtagcctgttttcgattgtgttttgtgggtggttgttttcagtctttgtgtgtctataccagacagaactgttccggttgtttctttgttgttttgttattcagtgttcagtttactttattaaaaagatgaacacgtaccacgctgcgcattggtcctcaccttcttcccaagacagccgttacaaaagattgattctatactttgtttgacatgtttctacgacgtgtaatataactttttagaCTTTTCGTCCGACCTTTCGGCTGGACCTGCCCGCgtttcgtgagtttggatttgtgaactgaacgcgctaacaaaaggaggtatttggacataaatgatgaactttatcgaacaaataaaaaaaaatgtggaactgggattcctgggagagcattctgatgaagatcatcaaaggtaagtgaatatttataatgataTTTCTGcctaatgttgactccacaacatggcggatatcttaatggcttgtttgggctctgagcgctgtactcaaattattgcatggtgtgctttgtctgtaaagtttttttgaaatctgacacagcagttgcactaaggagaggtttatctaaagttccatgtataatagttgtatctttaatcaatgtttattatgagtatttctgtaaattgatgtggctctctgcaaaatcaccgcatgttttggaactactgaacataacacgccaatgtaaaattacattttgggatataaatatgcactttatcgaacaaaacatacatgtattgtgtaacatggagtcctaggagtgtcatctgatgaagatcatcaaaggtttgtggttaattttatctatatttctgcttttgttgactcctctctttggctggaaaaatggctgtgtttttctgtgactaggtgcttacctaacataatcgtttgttggggtttcactgtaaagcctttttgaaatcaaacACTggggctggattaatgagaattttatctttaaaatggtgtaaaatacttgtatgcttgaggaattttaattatgagatttttgttgtctTGAATTTGGcgtcctgcactttcactggctgttggcggggtgggatgctaccgtcccacatttcccagagaggttaatgatgagcttggagggtactatggtgttgaatgctgagctatagtcaatgaacagcgttcttacataggtattcctcttgtccagatgggatagagcagtgtgcagtgtgatggcgattgcatcgtctgtggacctattggggtggtaagcaaattgaagtgggtctagggtgacaggtaaagtagaggtgatatgatccttgactagtctctcaaagcacttcatgatgacagaagtgagtgctacgatagtcatttagtttagttacctttgcattcttgggtacacGAACAGTAGTGGCCATCTTGAaccatgtggggacagcagactgggatagggagagattgaatacgtTCTTAACAcagcagccagctggtctgcgcttgctctgaggacgcggctagggatgccgacACGGGGCGGCAGCCTAGTgagagttaacacgtttaaacgtcttactcatgtcggcaaCGGAGCAGGacagcccacagtccttggtagctggccgcgtcggtggcactgtgatatcctcaaagcgggcaaataaCGTGTTTAGCTTGTCGAaaagcaagacgttggtgtctgcGACGTGGCTGATTTTTATTGTggtccatgattgtctgtagaccctgccacatacggcttttgtctgagccattgaattgcgactccactttgtctttaTACTGATGTTTTGctagtttgattgccttgcagaggaaATTACTAgtctgtttgtattctgccatattcccagtcaccttgtcatggttaaatgcggtggttcgcgctttcagttttgcgtgaatgctgccatctatccacgttttttggttaggggaggttttaatggtcacagtgggtacaacatctcctacaTCTCCTAACCGTCTCAGTGTACActtcaatattattctctgaagctacccggaacatatcccagcgCTACAAATATCACCACTAAATATAAATACATATCACCACTATATCctcttaaaggggaaatctgcagttgctacatccaatTAGGACTTATAAATTAagctgattcttgaagaatatcacttaataaatgcctcatgaggtGAGTTTGtaacccatcagaacccaaagcttattttactccaatgttttgcaaagtaaatgtaaacaaacatttatatagcctcaaaacatggttaaaactgtaATTGTGATTTCAGTGTTTGTTCATGAAACAGTGTCACAGTCTGGCATTCTTTCCAccctccatcacctccctctccAGAATCGTTTGTGCCCCAGGCTCGGAGCTCTATCGTGGGGGGAAAGGATGCTCAAAAGGGCAGCTGGCCGTGGATAGTCTACCTTTTAATCACGGATGATAGAGGCTGCTTTAGCTGTGGTGGATCCCTCCTTACTGAGGAATGGGTGCTCACCGCTGCACACTGTGTTGACccgtaagtgtgtttgtgtgtgaaggaGGTTTGCATGTTGAACTCATTATCGTGTCTGCAACCAACATGACGTTTTTCCATGGTTGTAATTTTCTTAACGTGTCTACAAGCAGAAAACCAGTTTACCAACTAGAATGACATCATTATAATTTCAAAGACCAAATTTGCTTGCTGGAATAGAACCGAAAgatctgtatgtgtttgtatgaaATATATCAATGTCTGTGTAATGTTTCTatccaacctggactcaggggtagacataACAGAGTAAACGTAAATCTGAACCATGCCAATTAGTAtgatgttacgtttcgtatggtatctattcatttgtggatgtccatcatccatttcgtatgatatgttacaaatgacaattcatatgatatgttacgaattgcatgtcctacaatatgttatgaattttctAAATGTTTAGTAGCAAGGTAGCTAAAAAAGTAGTAactagttgcaaagttgctaataagataaaatgctaaagttgtccgtgataagattcaaacacgcaacctttgggttaatAGACATTCTCATTACAACCATCCTACTTTtgttttttgccttaagtaacatatcttatgtaaccatatcaaATGTAACATATTCTAATTTCAGTGTCCTGGATTTAAATGTACTATGTTACacctagtctatgagaccaggctgttttACCTGTCTGCATGTGTATTAGGCATGACAACCCTATTCCAGACCGTTCCTCCATTCGTCTGGGGACACACAGCCTGAATGAGCCATCAGTGTTTTATCGATCCATCTCACGAATCGTCAGTCACCCACAGTACCAGCGTTTGGCCCTGCTGCACGACATCGCTTTGGTGAAGATGAGTGAAAAGGTGTCCTTTTCCTCCCTGGTGAAGCCCATGTCCCTGCCCAAACCGAGTGATGCCTTTGGCCCAAGGCCGAAGTGCTTCGTCGCTGGCTGGGGCGACGTCGGGAACAATGGTGAGCAAACACACAGCAACACCGATATACAAACACTCACAGTGCCAGGTTCTAAAGCATAGCTTTGGTTGGTTTGGTCTTGATTGAATGTCAGCATTCAATTCTGTGGGCGACATTTAAGTAGTGTAAAATGATTTACCACAAACCTCATTATAAAGCTGGTGGTTCCAGCATTGAATGCTGACTGGCTGAAATGCTGATTGGATATGACCCCCCAAAATATTTTACctttctaattatgttggtaaccagtttataatagcaataaggcacctctggggtttgaggtatatggctaatataccacatCTAATGGCTGTATCCCAGCACTCCACGTAGTGCATGGCcggggtatattggccatatttcACACCCCTTTGTgctttattgcttaattataatctGGCAGTGTGATTTCGAAACTTTTATTTACTCAGAGGAACCCAATTGAGACCAGTTTCTCATTTACAGTGGTGCCCTGAGGACCCCCCAAAAACACaatcaatacaacaacaaaagatAAAAACTAGTTATAATAATCAATTGAAacatttgcacattgttaaaGAAAGATTTCAACATTAAATCAGAATGCCAGATTATAATAAGATATACTGTATTTtgtgcactttaaaaaaaaaaaatatttcacctttatttaaccaggtaggctagttgagaacaagttctcatttgcaactgcgacctggccaagataaagcacagcagtgtgaacagacaacacagagttacacatggagtaaacaattaaccagTCAAtcacacagtagagaaaaaaaagagtctatatacattgtgtgcaaaaggcatgaggaggtaggcgaatgattacaattttgcagattaacactggagtgataaatgatcagatggtcatgtacaggtagagatattggtgtgcaaaagagcagaaaagtaaataaaaaaaacagtatggggatgaggtaggtaaaaatgggtgggctatttaccgatagactatgtacagctgcagcgatcggttagctgctcagatagcagatgtttgaagttggtgagggagataaaagtctccaacttcagcgatttttgcaattcgttccagtcacaggcagcagagaactgggacgaaaggcggccaaatgaggtgttggctttagggatgatcagtgagatacacctgctggagcgcgtgctacggatgggtgttgccatcgtgaccagtgaactgagataaggcggagctttacctagcatggacttgtagatgacctggagccagtgggtctggcgacgaatatgtagcgagggccagccgactagagcatacaagtcgcagtggtgggtggtataaggtgctttagtgataaaacggatggcactgtgataaactgcatccagtgttggaagcaattttgtagatgacatcgccgaagtcaaggatcggtaggatagtcagttttactagggtaagtttggcggtgtgagtgaaggaggctttgttgcggaatagaaagcagactcttgatttgattttacacAATGTATTTTGTTTTCATCCAGCTTCTGTTTGtagttagtgagtatttctcccataaattctccctctccctgcccgtTCACTTCCTCCCCCACCCGTTTCTATCCCACATTTGACTCTTCttctttttccctccctccagTGGAATTGTCTGGTAATAGGACACTCCAGGAGCTGAAGTTGCCCATCGTGAAACAGAGCACCTGTAAAAAAAAGTTTCCGGAACTCACTGACAACATGCTGTGTGCTGGCTCCATGAAAAAAGATGAAGACTCCTGTCAGGTGAGTCCTCTTTCCTGCTCTCCTGATTGGTACGTATACATGTTTTATATAAACACAGACccttctggggaaagagaggcggaccaaaatgcagcgtctttagttttgtacatctttaataaagatgaaagtataacaatctacaaaacaagaaccgtgtAAAAACCAAAACaatcctatctggtgccacaaagacaggaacaatcacccacaaaacccaacacaaaacaggctacctaaatatggttcccaatcagagacaatgactaacacctgcctctgattgagaaccatatcaggccaaacatagaaatagacaaaccagacacacaacatagaatgcccacccagctcacgtcctgaccaacactaaaacaaggaaaacacacacgaacgatggtcagaacgtgacaccctctctcacacacacacacacacgtgggcaCACACACTAGTGATGCGCCAGTCCCCGTGAGACGGGcgggtttagggtcatgaaatattgttaATTATTCAACAAATGTTCAAGAGCAGGAAAAAAGGAACTGTACAGAGCATTCTCTATATTTTTGGGTAAGGGTCTTAGATTTTTCGCTTTATCACATAATCAGCTGGTtgtggatgggttattagcaattgtggGTGGGtgcaggtgaacaaacagctgacccacacacactctctttctctctatcgttctctctcacgtacacacacacacttacttgaaTGTTGTAAATGTATGTTTGTGTTGTTTTTCTTTGTTCTACAGGGGGACTCTGGTGGGCCGTTGGTTTGTCGCTCATCTGGTgagtttgtccaggtgggaatcgTGAGTTTTGGGGATATCAATGGCTGTGCTTTGAAAGGCTTCCCTGGAGTCTACACCCGTGTGAAACGCTACATGGACTTCATCAATGAGACTATAACCTCAGACAGACAGGCTTCTGCTGAGGCCTAGGTCACCATGAAACACTGTCTGTTTACAGTCCATATCCGCCTCTCGCTCTGTCTTCCCTTTCTCTTCAGTTCCCTTTTGAGCCAAAGTCCTTACTTGAGATGTAGCTGGAAGTGATTTAAAATGACAAGATATTGGTATTGATTGTGAATTACTTTGTGGTTTTATTCTTTACCAGACCTTTAAAttattttcaaatatattttgaagTATTTAGTCAACTTTTCCTTGAAAATACAAGAtgttgaatctgtatttgaaatattTATTTGACATATTTAAGTACTCTATGCATTTGAAACCAGGTCTGTTTGAACACAGGGGTATTTGTAAATGATTTGGAAACAAGTAATTGAAAATAGTTTAAAATATAATGTATAGAAAATTATTAGAAAATATAcagaaaatacatatttaaaatataaatactttactaaacatttatttgaacccaggtctgttgtaaaaaaaaaaaagttcaatgACTTACTGGCTATGTCCTTTTCAATAGTAGCTCCTTAGTAAACTGCAAGCATCAACCCTTCcgtttcagttttttttgtgtgaGAGTGTCACAAAATAGAAAGTGACTGGTCCTAGAATCTAGGTTGAGCGTTGTGAAGCAGTGACCAGAGCTAAGGTCCTCTCTTATCATCTGGGCCAGGGATTCCGATATCAAAGTATACAgcaggagagacaggggacaTCCTTGTCTGACATCCATGATCTCTACATGCCAGGCATGTGCACAGATAGGGCTCCACCAGTGCTCAAGCCTTTTGCCCATACTATGAGTAAGGGCCCTTTTGCCCTCCTATCAGCTCgttaattttgttgttgttgattaatTACTCTATAGTGTCTTTAAAAATATAGATTTTATATATAACGAATTGCACAAACTATCGCATTTAATATTTGTGAATCTTGAAAAAGATCTCCTCCCCCACACTCCCACCTCAAGTGTGCACTTGCCTGACTTCTGCATGTAGTGCGATGTACAGTAATTGGCTATCCGGTGGTGAGTTTGAATACTGGTAGGTTACCTTTGAGTTGGACCTGTCATGTATGTCTTGTACTGTTATGGACAGAGAAGGGGGCAATTCACTTGTTTGTTAGTAAGCGGCAGATGCAAACTCAAATCAAGTAAAAAATTGTTTGGTTTGACagcatagctaactagctagctaactagcagattTACATCATAATTCTCTATGATCAGCTGATAGCCACTTTTTCCAATGTCACTCTttctcccactgggcacacagtgGTTCAAATAACATTGTTTACATGTAATTTGAATGAAATTATTTTGAActaatgtggaatagacgttgaattgacgtctgtgcccagtgggacgtCTCTAGTTATTACCCTACTAGGAGTCACTGGCATGAGTGTGTTGTTACATTAAATAAATAGGTCattgcaacaaaacaaaaaacaatttgATACAGAAACAGTTTGTAAATTATGAATTTTGAGTTGTGAATTTTCTGGCTGCATTTTTCATTTTGAGAACCTGCATCCCCAAAGGTCTGTGTCTGGCCATGCTACATGCAGCAAAGTTTAATGGGATCGTGGTGGAAACTactgatgcaccgatatgacatttctGGCCGATACCGAACTACACCGGTAAGCGATATAAAGATTTGttgcggccttttaagcattctagtacagttaaatagccAACGGGCGGGCGCCTTGAAGTTAAGGAGGTCACCATGATGTCAGAGGGGGTTGTCAGGGTCTCCTTCCTGGACTTTGACTGtaggtttagaaatgtttttatggatggacgcagcggtctaaggcactgcatctcaatgcaagaggaCTCATTtcagaccctggtttgaatccaggctgtgtgGGAGTTAATGGAATGTAACTAGGTGCAGCTGCCATGCTGAGGAaacataataacaataattaaATTAACAGGAAGTAGTAAGGACAATAATTACATTGGCCAGATGGAGAAATGGTGACACCTAGGGCATTTGCCGTAGGATAACATGCCAAAGATTACATTAAGCTAATGTACATGAGTACATTCgccaaggacaaaattacatttgTTACACCTGGACATACTAATGTCAGGAGTACGTGGAGAGAGGATggtagctgtcacgccctggtcaaagtattttgtgtttatctttatgtatttggtcaggccagggtgtggcatggggtttttgtaattgtggtgtgtttgtcttggggttttggtggtggtattgggattgtagcttagtgggttgtctagcaaggtctatggctgtctggagtggttctcaatcagaggcaggtgcttatcgttgtctctgattgggaaccatatttaggcagccatattctttgagtttgtcgtgggtgattgtcctgagtgtcttgatgtccttgtttgatgttagttgacacaagtataggctgttttcggttttcgtttcgtttattgtttgtagtgttcgtgtttagtcgtgtttacgtttgtttaaataaacatggatcgcaatcgacacgctgcagtttggtccgactctccttcactatatgaaaaccgttacagtagcAAAATGACCAACATGTGAAACATAAGTGTGCAATACATGTATTATTTTTTTGTACGACATAAGGGGTCCCGCCACCATTATAATCTAACCCTAAGCAGATGTGGGCATTATTGGGCGTGAACAAGCAAAGAACTTGGACTCAAAGATAATGGTGGCGAGAGGACGAGGGGAGTGATTTCATTTAAATATGGGATGTACCATATGTTGTATGTAAGGATGAAAAGCTAGGCAAAGCTCTGTGCTCAGAGAGGTTGGTTGTTCCGCGGATCAGCACGGCTTTGCTACTTTGTATGAAagtccattttgaattcacaAGTTCTAAGTAAGTATATTTTGGCGAGCTTGCCAGGAGTTGAAGGGACTAGCAACGGTTTTTCTGGGCAATCTCACAAATGTGGGGCCACCCAGCTATATCAGATAAGCTTGTTCTTACATAGTTGAATGTTTGTGTAAATTGCTTCAGGGATTCTGTCTCAGCGGGAACGGCGTCATGTAGGTCTCTCCTTACATTTCTTAAAAACCTAGTAATGCTTAGAGCTTTTGAATTCAACAAACTGCATGCATGCTTAAGCTTTGGGGGTTTGTTAAACATAATTTTGTATGTTCATTTGTGAGGACTAAGTGCGTGGGGGGTTGTGGACCTCGCTGGTGTTGGCTGTTTGGCGGAGGGGGCTTGCACCTGCTCTGGTCGGACGGTACAACGGACCCGCATGGGTGACCTGTTTGGGTTGGGTTGTCCGGTCTGTTTCTACTTGGCCGAGCGCGACTGTTTCGGGACCTGTTTTGGGATGTGCGTTAACACAGCCCATTCAACCTGATCAGGCGGTTCGTGTTGGGTGTGTGATTCGGGTTGTCCCTCTCACCGGTCCGTTCATCTGGGGACCTTGTGTGGTCTGATTGGTGCATTTGTTTGTTCTCTTTGGCTGGACTGTCTGGCCTGGTGTGGGGCTGCGGCTACCTGGATATATTGTcaacacaaataaaataaaagtccATGATACCGCTCTTAAACAATTATAAAAAGGTCTGCTAGGTTGGGTTATTCACGAAACTGCCCCAACGACGGGGGTCTGCTTGGATGAATAGATAGGGCGCCGTAGAAACGTTGACCTGATTAGGCAAGGTTCAAAAGCACAACAAATCCTGCGAATAAACGCTCCGTCTGGCTAAACAGTGGTCTGTAGTAAATCAGTAGGTCACACCACAATTGCTACTCTTTAGAACAGAGGTCCAAACGTAGTGCGTGTGAACGAATGTGAATAAAAGCCTGAATGATTGTGAATAAAAGCCTGAATGAGTAAAAGTTTCACTGTGTACCAGAAGTGCATCAGAGTAAGTTAAGCAGCAAGgaagaatagtgtgtgtgtgtgtgtgtgtgtcgttggtCCAGAGAAAGGATTACGCAGCCTCTCTGTGACAGTTAATTGAATTAAGTTGAGAGGAGTGCGTCTAGCTCTCAGGGAATAAAATCAATAGATGTTGGATAAAAGGAACTGTGTAAAGATAGGACATTGACATAATAGTGTGTTAAGTGACTATTTTGTCATACACAGAATGTGTTAAAGTATTAAACAAGGCATATATAGTACATGACATTGTATGAAGTGGAAAGATAAAGCATACAGATGAGCATAAGCTATACTATATGGTTAAAATACATAGTAATAACGAATACATAAAGAACAGTACCGTGGCATAGTTTAGAGTACCTACTAGAGATACTATAGCACCGTGAAGGACGGTAGGAGGAAACAGTGGGTAATTAAGTACTCTGTAGCAGCAGAACCTTTAGGGAATATAGCCTAAGGAGAGGACAGACGTGTAAGGTTACAGAAACTAGAAGAGAGAGTGGGTTTTGAGTAAATTCAGTAAAATAGGAAGTAGTGCAGAGAAAAGATAAGATCAAATAGGAATAAAAAACAATAAGTAACAGTAGGATAGAGTATAATAAGTGAATAAATAAAGATAAGAAAGTACAAACATTATaaacagctgaaataaaaatagaaaggtATTAAATAGGATATATAACACTGAATAAAGTTAAGATAATAAAATAAGTCAACTGATACAATGAACAGAACACCAGTAGAGATCTTAGGGGCTAGACACCCCCGAAGCAAAGAAGAAATAATAAAGACTTCTATAAAATGGGAAAAATGCACAAAGAAATTGAACACTAAATGGCCAGCGGCAGGGACATTGGATGCCTCTGTGTGTGAGGAAATGGAGACTCTGATAAAGAACCACAAACCAAATGACAAGAAACAGAAAAGGAAatataagtgagagagagaaaatgaattaCTAAGAATGTTCAAGGAAGAAGGAGTTGGTCTGTTGAAAAGCATGAAGACAGCAAGAAAATGCTGAAGAGTGATGAAAAACATGCAAAGGAAAGACAGAGTGGGTGACTGTTAAGATATTTTATCGAGGTTTAAGATAAATGATTAAATAATTCTACCAAGAAACTTAACCATTAGGGATTAGAGTTTATGTAACAtgaacaaggagtaattaaaaaaaaaaaaatctccaacTAGgttggaggggggaagagaggaatgcaTGTGTGTGCCTAACGAAAACAAAGTGGACTCCTTAACCTATGTTGGAACCGACCCAGAGTCCCGTCGTAGACAACCGCCTGGGGATGAGGACACAGAGAATGCTGATTCACCAGGCGGGAGCCCGGGAATACCAGGAGCAGCGGAGGAAGTTGAGACGCTGGGGAGGAGTCAGCAGACCAGGTGGAAGCCAGGATACGACTGATGCACCGCCTAATGCAccaagaggaggacagaagcgAGACAATGCTGCAAACAACTGATATTCTCTCCTGAAGGGCCAGAGAGTC from Oncorhynchus tshawytscha isolate Ot180627B linkage group LG09, Otsh_v2.0, whole genome shotgun sequence encodes the following:
- the si:dkey-16l2.17 gene encoding tryptase-2, whose product is MSVTVWHSFHPPSPPSPESFVPQARSSIVGGKDAQKGSWPWIVYLLITDDRGCFSCGGSLLTEEWVLTAAHCVDPHDNPIPDRSSIRLGTHSLNEPSVFYRSISRIVSHPQYQRLALLHDIALVKMSEKVSFSSLVKPMSLPKPSDAFGPRPKCFVAGWGDVGNNVELSGNRTLQELKLPIVKQSTCKKKFPELTDNMLCAGSMKKDEDSCQGDSGGPLVCRSSGEFVQVGIVSFGDINGCALKGFPGVYTRVKRYMDFINETITSDRQASAEA